One window of the Macaca thibetana thibetana isolate TM-01 chromosome 13, ASM2454274v1, whole genome shotgun sequence genome contains the following:
- the MSGN1 gene encoding mesogenin-1, with the protein MDNLRETFLSLEDGLGSSDSPGLLSSWDWKDRAGPFELNQASPSQSLSPAPSLESYSSSPCPVVTGLPCEHGGASSGGSDGCSVGGASGLVEVDYNMLAFQPAYLQGGGGPKAQKGTKVRMSVQRRRKASEREKLRMRTLADALHTLRNYLPPVYSQRGQPLTKIQTLKYTIKYIGELTDLLNRGREPRAQSA; encoded by the coding sequence ATGGACAACCTGCGCGAGACTTTCCTCAGTCTCGAGGATGGCTTGGGCTCCTCTGACAGCCCTGGTCTGCTGTCTTCCTGGGACTGGAAGGACAGGGCAGGGCCCTTTGAGCTGAACCAGGCCTCCCCATCTCAGAGCCTTTCCCCGGCTCCATCGCTGGAATCCTATTCTTCTTCTCCCTGTCCAGTTGTGACTGGGCTGCCCTGTGAGCATGGCGGGGCCAGCAGTGGGGGCAGCGATGGCTGCAGTGTTGGTGGGGCCAGTGGCCTGGTAGAGGTGGACTACAATATGTTAGCTTTCCAGCCCGCCTACCTGCAGGGTGGTGGTGGCCCCAAGGCCCAGAAGGGCACCAAAGTCAGGATGTCTGTCCAGCGGAGGCGGAAAGCCAGCGAGAGGGAGAAGCTCAGGATGAGGACCTTGGCAGATGCCCTGCACACCCTCCGGAATTACCTGCCACCTGTCTACAGCCAGAGAGGCCAGCCGCTCACCAAGATCCAGACACTCAAGTACACCATCAAGTACATCGGGGAACTCACAGACCTCCTCAACCGCGGCAGagagcccagagcccagagcGCATGA